The stretch of DNA AGCTTACCACCATAATACCCGCCTACTCCACCGATACCTGCTATAGCAATTTTCATACCATTCACCTCTTTTATTATACCATAATATGTCTAAATATACGGAAAAATTAATAAAAAAACAAATGACCTTAGACGCAAGTTTACAGGCTCTTAGCCTTGGAACTCCTGTTATTGGAATAATATGCTTCAAAAATATTAAATGCACCCTATTGGATTTGTGGTCTTGAAACTTTTGTTCTATATTCGGCAATTAATAAGTCAACCATTCTGCCATAACTGTATATGCCGTCCCTTTGCAAATTTGCTTTAAGGTATGCGTCATTTATGGAGGAAGATACATTTTCAACCGGTCCCTCATACTGCTTCCAAAACTCTCTGATTGCGGATAAATCTCGTATGACACCTTTACTATACTTTGTACGCAACCGGTTATATTGCTCACGGTCATAATCATACAATGTATTCATGGTATGAATTAATGCCAGAAGAGTTCCGGAGTATTGAAAATCAACATCCGGATGCATGCTACACGTAAGGTAGGCGATATAATTTGCTTCATCTTCTCTGGCAAATCCACGTTGATGAGCCATCTCATGTGTTGTTGTACTGGGTATCGATGAATCCGGTATCGCTATATTTACGTTCGCCTCCGCAGTAAATGGAAAGTATACTCCTTCTATCCCTGTGTAACACATAGCTTTTGAAAAGATGACACCCTTTGGTCGTCCATATCTGCCACCTAGTTCCGGGTATAATTTTGCCGCATTCTCATAACCTTTATAAGCACGTTTTAATGCATCCCCAATACCATTAGGAAGATACATCACACCCTCTTTATTTTCACTAACTTTACTGCGTAATTCATTTGCACGTCCTATAATATTTTCACATACTTCAGCCAGTTCCTTAACAGAAGTCGGGCGCACATCAAGATTGGCAATACTGGAAAACGGCAAACGGTTATAATTTAATCCCCAAAGAATAACAAAGCCAAAATAAATTATACTTGCAAATGCAAGTATATTTATAAAAAAATTTAAGACAATATGCCACTTTCTTGATTTTTCTTTTAACATTCTTATGATTATCCGGATTAAATTCCATAGGATAAAAAGTACAAGAAATATAATTGTGAACTCGGCAAGAGAAAATGGTAAAAGAGCGGTAATAAGGCTTAGAACCTGCCCAATTATTTTAAAAATACCATTGGAATACACTTTCTCGGTCAAAGCAG from Petroclostridium xylanilyticum encodes:
- a CDS encoding DUF3810 domain-containing protein; the encoded protein is MMLIIQIKHMDESWNNRMKTVNQFKKLMYVIFLPVGLLLFFLSSSAPALTEKVYSNGIFKIIGQVLSLITALLPFSLAEFTIIFLVLFILWNLIRIIIRMLKEKSRKWHIVLNFFINILAFASIIYFGFVILWGLNYNRLPFSSIANLDVRPTSVKELAEVCENIIGRANELRSKVSENKEGVMYLPNGIGDALKRAYKGYENAAKLYPELGGRYGRPKGVIFSKAMCYTGIEGVYFPFTAEANVNIAIPDSSIPSTTTHEMAHQRGFAREDEANYIAYLTCSMHPDVDFQYSGTLLALIHTMNTLYDYDREQYNRLRTKYSKGVIRDLSAIREFWKQYEGPVENVSSSINDAYLKANLQRDGIYSYGRMVDLLIAEYRTKVSRPQIQ